CCCCTGTTTTCAACTTTCGGAATTTTTTCTTTACAAGCTGTTATAAAAGTTATATCATTTGTGACTAGAATTTCAAGAAAAATATGATATCGATTAAGCAGGTGAAAAAGGTGAAACAAATTCCATCATCAGACCTTTTGAAAAGTCTTCCTAAACAATTTTTTGCAGGGCTTGTTAAGAAGGTCGGAGAATATATAGCTGAAGGGCATGATGTGATTAATTTAGGTCAGGGTAACCCTGATCAGCCGACACCCGAACATATTGTTGCAAAGCTTCAAGAAGCAGCAGCAAATCCTCTGAACCATAAATATTCACCGTTTCAAGGACATCGTTATTTAAAACAGGCTGCAGCTGATTTTTATCTTAGAGAATACGGGGTAAGGATTGATCCTGATAAGGAAATAGCCATTTTATTTGGTGGTAAAGCAGGTCTGGTTGAAATTCCTCAGTGTTTGTTAAATCCAGGTGATATCATCCTAGTTCCAGATCCAGGCTACCCTGATTATTTGTCTGGTGTTGCATTGGCGAAAGCGGAAATGGTGACAATGCCTTTACGTGCACAAAATAATTTTTTGCCTGATTACCGTGAGCTATCTGCTGAGATTCTATCAGAGGCAAAGGTAATGTTCCTCAATTATCCGAATAATCCGACCGGGGCTACCGCCACGGCAGAATTTTTTGAGGAAACGGTTAAGTTGGCAAGTGAGAACAATTTTTGTGTGGTTCATGATTTTGCCTATGGAGCAATTGGGTTTGATGGTGAAAAACCAGTAAGCTTCCTCCAGGTTGAGGGAGCAAAAGAGGTTGGAATTGAGATTTATACTTTGTCTAAAACCTATAATATGGCAGGCTGGCGAGTAGGGTTTGCCGTTGGTAATGAGAGTGTGATTTCTGCGGTTGAACTTCTTCAAGATCATTTGTATGTAAGTTTATTTGGAGCGGTCCAGGAGGCAGCGGCGGAAGCATTGACGGGCCCTCAGGAGTGTGTTAAAGAATTAAACCGGCTTTATGAACGTAGACGAAATGTATTAATCGATGGTCTCCATTCGCTTGGATGGAATGTCACAGCACCAAAGGGATCATTTTTTGCATGGCTAAAGGTCCCAGACGGGCATTCATCCGAGGAATTCGCCAATATTCTTCTTGATCAAGCACATATTATGGTCGCACCAGGAATTGGCTTTGGTGAATTTGGCGAGGGCTATGTCCGTGTTGGTTTATTAGAAACAGAAAAGCGTTTAGCTGAAGCTGTCAGAAGAATAAGCAGGTTAGGAATTTTAAAAAAATAAGTTGACATTTTATACTTTTCTTGCCATAATCCAAAATAAAGTTAAACAACATAGTAAAGCGCAAGCGCCCGTATAGCGGCGTATAGACTGGGCGCTTCGAGTGAGTATTGGAAACACGGAGAGCGATAGCGATCCGATGTTGACTTATCGTAGGGAGAAGAGCGAAGGCTACTAGCCGCTGGAGCTGGACAATTCTCAAAATCGAAATTAATGCTTTTTTTTCTCAAAAAAAGTGAATAAATACGAATCGTTTTCTTATCAAGAGCAGGCGGAGGGAAAAGCCCGATGAAGCCCGGCAACCGACTTAAACTAGTGTTTAGGCACGGTGCTAAATCTTGCAGCTTTATGCTGAAAGATGAGAAGATGTTAGTTTGTGATGCTAACCTCTTCTTTTCGAAGAGGTTTTTTATGTTTTTACGGAAGGAAGATCAAAATTGAGTGAAATAATCGCTACATATCTACTAAAAGATGAAAAAAATCCAGAAAAAAAAGCAGAGGAAATTGCACTAGGATTAACGGTTGGAACATGGACGAACCTGCTAGAATTAGAGCAAAGACAATTACGCAAGCATAAAGGCAGGGTCGTTTCCATTGAGGGATTAACAGCCACAAATGAGGATCAGTCACTTCTCAAGATTGCTTATCCAACCATTAATTTTTCCAATGACCTGCCTGCAATTTTAACAACTGTTTTTGGAAAGCTTTCCTTGGATGGAAAAATTAAATTGCTAGATTTACATTTTGATGATGGGTTAAAGAGTTTGTTCCCAGGGCCAAGGTTTGGGATTGAAGGACTCCGCCAAAAACTAAATGTTTATGACAGGCCGTTGTTAATGAGCATTTTTAAAGGTGTGCTGGGCAAAGACCTTAACTTCTTATCCGAACAGCTTAAGCAGCAAGCTCTTGGCGGTGTTGATCTTGTAAAGGATGATGAAATCCTTTTTGAAAATGAATTAACGCCATTTGAAGCTAGAATTACTGCAGGTAAAGTTGTGCTGAAAGAAGTGAAGGAACAGACTGGGCACCAGACATTATACGCAGTAAATCTTACCGGACGTACATCTCAGCTAAAGGACAAAGCAAGAAAGGCCACTGAACTGGGTGCGGACCTTCTGCTATTTAATGTGTTTTCCTACGGATTAGATGTATTGCAGGAGTTGAGAGAGGATTCGGAGATAGCTCTTCCGATTATGGCCCATCCTGCTGTCAGCGGTGCATTAACCTCTTCACCTGAATTTGGCTTTTCCCATTCCTTGTTACTAGGAAAGCTTCTCCGTTATGCTGGGGCAGATTTGTCGCTGTTCCCTTCACCATATGGAACAGTTGCACTAGAAAAACCATTAACCCTTTCTATTGCAAGTGAGCTAACAAAGGAAGATGTTTTTAAAAAGGCTTTTCCTGTTCCATCAGCGGGAATTCACCCGGGACTTGTACCATTATTAATTCGTGATTTTGGCATTGACTCTGTCATCAATGCTGGCGGCGGGATACATGGACATCCGGGTGGTGCCCGGGGCGGGGCGGTTGCCTTCCGACAAGCGATTGAAACGAATCTTCAAGGGAAGCTGCTGATTGAAGGTTCCGACAAGTACCCTGAACTTAAACAGGCCTTACAGCTCTGGGGGAATGCAGAGGTGATCGTC
The DNA window shown above is from Neobacillus sp. WH10 and carries:
- a CDS encoding pyridoxal phosphate-dependent aminotransferase, coding for MKQIPSSDLLKSLPKQFFAGLVKKVGEYIAEGHDVINLGQGNPDQPTPEHIVAKLQEAAANPLNHKYSPFQGHRYLKQAAADFYLREYGVRIDPDKEIAILFGGKAGLVEIPQCLLNPGDIILVPDPGYPDYLSGVALAKAEMVTMPLRAQNNFLPDYRELSAEILSEAKVMFLNYPNNPTGATATAEFFEETVKLASENNFCVVHDFAYGAIGFDGEKPVSFLQVEGAKEVGIEIYTLSKTYNMAGWRVGFAVGNESVISAVELLQDHLYVSLFGAVQEAAAEALTGPQECVKELNRLYERRRNVLIDGLHSLGWNVTAPKGSFFAWLKVPDGHSSEEFANILLDQAHIMVAPGIGFGEFGEGYVRVGLLETEKRLAEAVRRISRLGILKK
- a CDS encoding 2,3-diketo-5-methylthiopentyl-1-phosphate enolase, producing the protein MSEIIATYLLKDEKNPEKKAEEIALGLTVGTWTNLLELEQRQLRKHKGRVVSIEGLTATNEDQSLLKIAYPTINFSNDLPAILTTVFGKLSLDGKIKLLDLHFDDGLKSLFPGPRFGIEGLRQKLNVYDRPLLMSIFKGVLGKDLNFLSEQLKQQALGGVDLVKDDEILFENELTPFEARITAGKVVLKEVKEQTGHQTLYAVNLTGRTSQLKDKARKATELGADLLLFNVFSYGLDVLQELREDSEIALPIMAHPAVSGALTSSPEFGFSHSLLLGKLLRYAGADLSLFPSPYGTVALEKPLTLSIASELTKEDVFKKAFPVPSAGIHPGLVPLLIRDFGIDSVINAGGGIHGHPGGARGGAVAFRQAIETNLQGKLLIEGSDKYPELKQALQLWGNAEVIV